The Ooceraea biroi isolate clonal line C1 chromosome 11, Obir_v5.4, whole genome shotgun sequence genome includes a region encoding these proteins:
- the LOC105275797 gene encoding RNA-binding protein Nova-1 isoform X3, with amino-acid sequence MWRIGGDGTYHLKVLVPGVAAGAIIGKGGDTIAQLQKDTGARVKMSKSHDFYPGTTERVCLITGTVDAIMEVMEFIMDKIREKPDLTSKTTVDFDSGKATAERDKQVKILVPNSTAGMIIGKAGNYIKQIKEESGSYVQISQKAKDLSLQERCITVIGDKENNHRALHMILAKVADDPQSGTCLNVSYADVSGPVANYNPTGSPYAQAPTSTPTYTSTAGLNTEANSLIYSSKQMSLLNGAGLSLNLNLGAAITAGTAPVTTQLLEHIKLNLRTTGFSEPAATEILAAIATLAKYNILGMGIGMPSSMSYLGNPMDSTTTANGSNNNGGVFGPIGTVPALGSTSPTPRNTLDRYEPFDPFRQNNTAASAIHLNNNSFGLGTNQLSLVSKSPTQVDANNKETKKVDIEIAEVIVGAILGPGGRALIEIQHLSGANIQISKKGMFAPGTRNRIVTITGYPNAINTAQYLIEQRISEEEAKRARQNAIASMIH; translated from the exons ATGTGGCGCATCG GAGGAGATGGAACGTATCACCTCAAAGTATTGGTCCCAGGTGTGGCAGCCGGGGCCATTATCGGAAAAGGTGGTGACACAATCGCTCAACTTCAAAAGGATACAGGGGCAAGGGTGAAAATGTCTAAATCGCATGATTTTTATCCGG GAACGACTGAAAGAGTATGCCTGATTACAGGCACTGTAGATGCTATAATGGAAGTTATGGAGTTTATCATGGATAAAATACGCGAGAAACCTGATCTTACCTCAAAAACTACCGTTGATTTCGATTCTGGCAAAGCCACTGCGGAGAGAGACAAGCAG GTAAAAATTTTGGTACCTAATAGCACCGCGGGGATGATAATAGGAAAAGCCGGAAATTACATTAAACAGATCAAGGAAGAGTCCGGCTCGTATGTCCAAATAAGCCAGAAGGCTAAAGATCTGTCTCTTCAAGAGCGGTGTATAACGGTGATCGGTGacaaagaaaataatcatAGAGCGTTACACATGATCTTGGCGAAAGTGGCAGACGATCCGCAGAGCGGAACTTGTCTGAACGTTAGTTACGCGGACGTAAGTGGTCCCGTTGCCAACTACAATCCTACAGGCAGCCCGTACGCTCAAGCCCCCACGAGCACGCCTACGTACACGTCAACAGCTGGATTGAACACGG AGGCAAACTCGTTGATATATTCGAGTAAGCAGA TGAGCCTGTTGAACGGTGCGGGCTTAAGCCTGAATCTAAATCTGGGCGCGGCTATTACAGCGGGTACAGCGCCGGTGACGACGCAGCTTCTCGAACACATTAAACTGAACCTACGTACGACAGGTTTCTCCGAGCCCGCCGCTACGGAGATACTCGCGGCGATCGCGACCCTCGCCAAATACAACATCCTCGGAATGGGCATAGGAATGCCGTCGAGCATGAGCTATCTGGGCAATCCGATGGACAGTACGACGACCGCGAACGGCTCGAACAACAACGGCGGTGTGTTCGGACCGATCGGGACAGTTCCTGCGCTTGGATCGACCTCGCCAACGCCGCGCAACACCCTCGATCGGTACGAGCCGTTCGATCCGTTCCGACAGAACAACACCGCCGCCAGCGCTATTCATCTGAACAACAATTCGTTTGGCCTGGGCACTAACCAGTTATCACTTGTAAGTAAGAGTCCTACACAGGTAGACGCCAACAACAAGGAGACCAAGAAAGTAGACATAGAAATTGCAGAGGTTATAGTGGGAGCTATTCTGGGACCCGGTGGTCGTGCCCTCATTGAGATTCAGCACCTAAGTGGCGCCAACATACAAATCTCTAAGAAGGGCATGTTCGCCCCTGGTACCAGGAACCGCATAGTGACTATCACGGGTTATCCCAATGCGATCAACACTGCTCAGTACTTGATCGAGCAGAGGATCAGTGAAGAGGAGGCGAAGCGAGCACGTCAGAATGCCATCGCCAGTATGATCCATTGA
- the LOC105275797 gene encoding RNA-binding protein Nova-1 isoform X4 — MSKSHDFYPGTTERVCLITGTVDAIMEVMEFIMDKIREKPDLTSKTTVDFDSGKATAERDKQVKILVPNSTAGMIIGKAGNYIKQIKEESGSYVQISQKAKDLSLQERCITVIGDKENNHRALHMILAKVADDPQSGTCLNVSYADVSGPVANYNPTGSPYAQAPTSTPTYTSTAGLNTEANSLIYSSKQMSLLNGAGLSLNLNLGAAITAGTAPVTTQLLEHIKLNLRTTGFSEPAATEILAAIATLAKYNILGMGIGMPSSMSYLGNPMDSTTTANGSNNNGGVFGPIGTVPALGSTSPTPRNTLDRYEPFDPFRQNNTAASAIHLNNNSFGLGTNQLSLVSKSPTQVDANNKETKKVDIEIAEVIVGAILGPGGRALIEIQHLSGANIQISKKGMFAPGTRNRIVTITGYPNAINTAQYLIEQRISEEEAKRARQNAIASMIH, encoded by the exons ATGTCTAAATCGCATGATTTTTATCCGG GAACGACTGAAAGAGTATGCCTGATTACAGGCACTGTAGATGCTATAATGGAAGTTATGGAGTTTATCATGGATAAAATACGCGAGAAACCTGATCTTACCTCAAAAACTACCGTTGATTTCGATTCTGGCAAAGCCACTGCGGAGAGAGACAAGCAG GTAAAAATTTTGGTACCTAATAGCACCGCGGGGATGATAATAGGAAAAGCCGGAAATTACATTAAACAGATCAAGGAAGAGTCCGGCTCGTATGTCCAAATAAGCCAGAAGGCTAAAGATCTGTCTCTTCAAGAGCGGTGTATAACGGTGATCGGTGacaaagaaaataatcatAGAGCGTTACACATGATCTTGGCGAAAGTGGCAGACGATCCGCAGAGCGGAACTTGTCTGAACGTTAGTTACGCGGACGTAAGTGGTCCCGTTGCCAACTACAATCCTACAGGCAGCCCGTACGCTCAAGCCCCCACGAGCACGCCTACGTACACGTCAACAGCTGGATTGAACACGG AGGCAAACTCGTTGATATATTCGAGTAAGCAGA TGAGCCTGTTGAACGGTGCGGGCTTAAGCCTGAATCTAAATCTGGGCGCGGCTATTACAGCGGGTACAGCGCCGGTGACGACGCAGCTTCTCGAACACATTAAACTGAACCTACGTACGACAGGTTTCTCCGAGCCCGCCGCTACGGAGATACTCGCGGCGATCGCGACCCTCGCCAAATACAACATCCTCGGAATGGGCATAGGAATGCCGTCGAGCATGAGCTATCTGGGCAATCCGATGGACAGTACGACGACCGCGAACGGCTCGAACAACAACGGCGGTGTGTTCGGACCGATCGGGACAGTTCCTGCGCTTGGATCGACCTCGCCAACGCCGCGCAACACCCTCGATCGGTACGAGCCGTTCGATCCGTTCCGACAGAACAACACCGCCGCCAGCGCTATTCATCTGAACAACAATTCGTTTGGCCTGGGCACTAACCAGTTATCACTTGTAAGTAAGAGTCCTACACAGGTAGACGCCAACAACAAGGAGACCAAGAAAGTAGACATAGAAATTGCAGAGGTTATAGTGGGAGCTATTCTGGGACCCGGTGGTCGTGCCCTCATTGAGATTCAGCACCTAAGTGGCGCCAACATACAAATCTCTAAGAAGGGCATGTTCGCCCCTGGTACCAGGAACCGCATAGTGACTATCACGGGTTATCCCAATGCGATCAACACTGCTCAGTACTTGATCGAGCAGAGGATCAGTGAAGAGGAGGCGAAGCGAGCACGTCAGAATGCCATCGCCAGTATGATCCATTGA
- the LOC105275797 gene encoding RNA-binding protein Nova-1 isoform X1, translating into MAADSGMETCPSPEIADSRKRPLDCDAENGATKRSHYGSGGDGTYHLKVLVPGVAAGAIIGKGGDTIAQLQKDTGARVKMSKSHDFYPGTTERVCLITGTVDAIMEVMEFIMDKIREKPDLTSKTTVDFDSGKATAERDKQVKILVPNSTAGMIIGKAGNYIKQIKEESGSYVQISQKAKDLSLQERCITVIGDKENNHRALHMILAKVADDPQSGTCLNVSYADVSGPVANYNPTGSPYAQAPTSTPTYTSTAGLNTEANSLIYSSKQMSLLNGAGLSLNLNLGAAITAGTAPVTTQLLEHIKLNLRTTGFSEPAATEILAAIATLAKYNILGMGIGMPSSMSYLGNPMDSTTTANGSNNNGGVFGPIGTVPALGSTSPTPRNTLDRYEPFDPFRQNNTAASAIHLNNNSFGLGTNQLSLVSKSPTQVDANNKETKKVDIEIAEVIVGAILGPGGRALIEIQHLSGANIQISKKGMFAPGTRNRIVTITGYPNAINTAQYLIEQRISEEEAKRARQNAIASMIH; encoded by the exons ATGGCCGCCGATTCAGGAATGGAGACGTGTCCCTCCCCGGAGATTGCGGACTCGAGAAAGCGGCCGCTCGACTGCGACGCGGAGAACGGCGCGACCAAGAGATCACACTATGGATCAG GAGGAGATGGAACGTATCACCTCAAAGTATTGGTCCCAGGTGTGGCAGCCGGGGCCATTATCGGAAAAGGTGGTGACACAATCGCTCAACTTCAAAAGGATACAGGGGCAAGGGTGAAAATGTCTAAATCGCATGATTTTTATCCGG GAACGACTGAAAGAGTATGCCTGATTACAGGCACTGTAGATGCTATAATGGAAGTTATGGAGTTTATCATGGATAAAATACGCGAGAAACCTGATCTTACCTCAAAAACTACCGTTGATTTCGATTCTGGCAAAGCCACTGCGGAGAGAGACAAGCAG GTAAAAATTTTGGTACCTAATAGCACCGCGGGGATGATAATAGGAAAAGCCGGAAATTACATTAAACAGATCAAGGAAGAGTCCGGCTCGTATGTCCAAATAAGCCAGAAGGCTAAAGATCTGTCTCTTCAAGAGCGGTGTATAACGGTGATCGGTGacaaagaaaataatcatAGAGCGTTACACATGATCTTGGCGAAAGTGGCAGACGATCCGCAGAGCGGAACTTGTCTGAACGTTAGTTACGCGGACGTAAGTGGTCCCGTTGCCAACTACAATCCTACAGGCAGCCCGTACGCTCAAGCCCCCACGAGCACGCCTACGTACACGTCAACAGCTGGATTGAACACGG AGGCAAACTCGTTGATATATTCGAGTAAGCAGA TGAGCCTGTTGAACGGTGCGGGCTTAAGCCTGAATCTAAATCTGGGCGCGGCTATTACAGCGGGTACAGCGCCGGTGACGACGCAGCTTCTCGAACACATTAAACTGAACCTACGTACGACAGGTTTCTCCGAGCCCGCCGCTACGGAGATACTCGCGGCGATCGCGACCCTCGCCAAATACAACATCCTCGGAATGGGCATAGGAATGCCGTCGAGCATGAGCTATCTGGGCAATCCGATGGACAGTACGACGACCGCGAACGGCTCGAACAACAACGGCGGTGTGTTCGGACCGATCGGGACAGTTCCTGCGCTTGGATCGACCTCGCCAACGCCGCGCAACACCCTCGATCGGTACGAGCCGTTCGATCCGTTCCGACAGAACAACACCGCCGCCAGCGCTATTCATCTGAACAACAATTCGTTTGGCCTGGGCACTAACCAGTTATCACTTGTAAGTAAGAGTCCTACACAGGTAGACGCCAACAACAAGGAGACCAAGAAAGTAGACATAGAAATTGCAGAGGTTATAGTGGGAGCTATTCTGGGACCCGGTGGTCGTGCCCTCATTGAGATTCAGCACCTAAGTGGCGCCAACATACAAATCTCTAAGAAGGGCATGTTCGCCCCTGGTACCAGGAACCGCATAGTGACTATCACGGGTTATCCCAATGCGATCAACACTGCTCAGTACTTGATCGAGCAGAGGATCAGTGAAGAGGAGGCGAAGCGAGCACGTCAGAATGCCATCGCCAGTATGATCCATTGA
- the LOC105275797 gene encoding RNA-binding protein Nova-1 isoform X2 has protein sequence MAADSGMETCPSPEIADSRKRPLDCDAENGATKRSHYGSGGDGTYHLKVLVPGVAAGAIIGKGGDTIAQLQKDTGARVKMSKSHDFYPGTTERVCLITGTVDAIMEVMEFIMDKIREKPDLTSKTTVDFDSGKATAERDKQVKILVPNSTAGMIIGKAGNYIKQIKEESGSYVQISQKAKDLSLQERCITVIGDKENNHRALHMILAKVADDPQSGTCLNVSYADVSGPVANYNPTGSPYAQAPTSTPTYTSTAGLNTVSLLNGAGLSLNLNLGAAITAGTAPVTTQLLEHIKLNLRTTGFSEPAATEILAAIATLAKYNILGMGIGMPSSMSYLGNPMDSTTTANGSNNNGGVFGPIGTVPALGSTSPTPRNTLDRYEPFDPFRQNNTAASAIHLNNNSFGLGTNQLSLVSKSPTQVDANNKETKKVDIEIAEVIVGAILGPGGRALIEIQHLSGANIQISKKGMFAPGTRNRIVTITGYPNAINTAQYLIEQRISEEEAKRARQNAIASMIH, from the exons ATGGCCGCCGATTCAGGAATGGAGACGTGTCCCTCCCCGGAGATTGCGGACTCGAGAAAGCGGCCGCTCGACTGCGACGCGGAGAACGGCGCGACCAAGAGATCACACTATGGATCAG GAGGAGATGGAACGTATCACCTCAAAGTATTGGTCCCAGGTGTGGCAGCCGGGGCCATTATCGGAAAAGGTGGTGACACAATCGCTCAACTTCAAAAGGATACAGGGGCAAGGGTGAAAATGTCTAAATCGCATGATTTTTATCCGG GAACGACTGAAAGAGTATGCCTGATTACAGGCACTGTAGATGCTATAATGGAAGTTATGGAGTTTATCATGGATAAAATACGCGAGAAACCTGATCTTACCTCAAAAACTACCGTTGATTTCGATTCTGGCAAAGCCACTGCGGAGAGAGACAAGCAG GTAAAAATTTTGGTACCTAATAGCACCGCGGGGATGATAATAGGAAAAGCCGGAAATTACATTAAACAGATCAAGGAAGAGTCCGGCTCGTATGTCCAAATAAGCCAGAAGGCTAAAGATCTGTCTCTTCAAGAGCGGTGTATAACGGTGATCGGTGacaaagaaaataatcatAGAGCGTTACACATGATCTTGGCGAAAGTGGCAGACGATCCGCAGAGCGGAACTTGTCTGAACGTTAGTTACGCGGACGTAAGTGGTCCCGTTGCCAACTACAATCCTACAGGCAGCCCGTACGCTCAAGCCCCCACGAGCACGCCTACGTACACGTCAACAGCTGGATTGAACACGG TGAGCCTGTTGAACGGTGCGGGCTTAAGCCTGAATCTAAATCTGGGCGCGGCTATTACAGCGGGTACAGCGCCGGTGACGACGCAGCTTCTCGAACACATTAAACTGAACCTACGTACGACAGGTTTCTCCGAGCCCGCCGCTACGGAGATACTCGCGGCGATCGCGACCCTCGCCAAATACAACATCCTCGGAATGGGCATAGGAATGCCGTCGAGCATGAGCTATCTGGGCAATCCGATGGACAGTACGACGACCGCGAACGGCTCGAACAACAACGGCGGTGTGTTCGGACCGATCGGGACAGTTCCTGCGCTTGGATCGACCTCGCCAACGCCGCGCAACACCCTCGATCGGTACGAGCCGTTCGATCCGTTCCGACAGAACAACACCGCCGCCAGCGCTATTCATCTGAACAACAATTCGTTTGGCCTGGGCACTAACCAGTTATCACTTGTAAGTAAGAGTCCTACACAGGTAGACGCCAACAACAAGGAGACCAAGAAAGTAGACATAGAAATTGCAGAGGTTATAGTGGGAGCTATTCTGGGACCCGGTGGTCGTGCCCTCATTGAGATTCAGCACCTAAGTGGCGCCAACATACAAATCTCTAAGAAGGGCATGTTCGCCCCTGGTACCAGGAACCGCATAGTGACTATCACGGGTTATCCCAATGCGATCAACACTGCTCAGTACTTGATCGAGCAGAGGATCAGTGAAGAGGAGGCGAAGCGAGCACGTCAGAATGCCATCGCCAGTATGATCCATTGA
- the LOC105275797 gene encoding RNA-binding protein Nova-1 isoform X5, which translates to MAADSGMETCPSPEIADSRKRPLDCDAENGATKRSHYGSGGDGTYHLKVLVPGVAAGAIIGKGGDTIAQLQKDTGARVKMSKSHDFYPGTTERVCLITGTVDAIMEVMEFIMDKIREKPDLTSKTTVDFDSGKATAERDKQVKILVPNSTAGMIIGKAGNYIKQIKEESGSYVQISQKAKDLSLQERCITVIGDKENNHRALHMILAKVADDPQSGTCLNVSYADVSGPVANYNPTGSPYAQAPTSTPTYTSTAGLNTEANSLIYSSKQMSLLNGAGLSLNLNLGAAITAGTAPVTTQLLEHIKLNLRTTGFSEPAATEILAAIATLAKYNILGMGIGMPSSMSYLGNPMDSTTTANGSNNNGGVFGPIGTVPALGSTSPTPRNTLDRYEPFDPFRQNNTAASAIHLNNNSFGLGTNQLSLRL; encoded by the exons ATGGCCGCCGATTCAGGAATGGAGACGTGTCCCTCCCCGGAGATTGCGGACTCGAGAAAGCGGCCGCTCGACTGCGACGCGGAGAACGGCGCGACCAAGAGATCACACTATGGATCAG GAGGAGATGGAACGTATCACCTCAAAGTATTGGTCCCAGGTGTGGCAGCCGGGGCCATTATCGGAAAAGGTGGTGACACAATCGCTCAACTTCAAAAGGATACAGGGGCAAGGGTGAAAATGTCTAAATCGCATGATTTTTATCCGG GAACGACTGAAAGAGTATGCCTGATTACAGGCACTGTAGATGCTATAATGGAAGTTATGGAGTTTATCATGGATAAAATACGCGAGAAACCTGATCTTACCTCAAAAACTACCGTTGATTTCGATTCTGGCAAAGCCACTGCGGAGAGAGACAAGCAG GTAAAAATTTTGGTACCTAATAGCACCGCGGGGATGATAATAGGAAAAGCCGGAAATTACATTAAACAGATCAAGGAAGAGTCCGGCTCGTATGTCCAAATAAGCCAGAAGGCTAAAGATCTGTCTCTTCAAGAGCGGTGTATAACGGTGATCGGTGacaaagaaaataatcatAGAGCGTTACACATGATCTTGGCGAAAGTGGCAGACGATCCGCAGAGCGGAACTTGTCTGAACGTTAGTTACGCGGACGTAAGTGGTCCCGTTGCCAACTACAATCCTACAGGCAGCCCGTACGCTCAAGCCCCCACGAGCACGCCTACGTACACGTCAACAGCTGGATTGAACACGG AGGCAAACTCGTTGATATATTCGAGTAAGCAGA TGAGCCTGTTGAACGGTGCGGGCTTAAGCCTGAATCTAAATCTGGGCGCGGCTATTACAGCGGGTACAGCGCCGGTGACGACGCAGCTTCTCGAACACATTAAACTGAACCTACGTACGACAGGTTTCTCCGAGCCCGCCGCTACGGAGATACTCGCGGCGATCGCGACCCTCGCCAAATACAACATCCTCGGAATGGGCATAGGAATGCCGTCGAGCATGAGCTATCTGGGCAATCCGATGGACAGTACGACGACCGCGAACGGCTCGAACAACAACGGCGGTGTGTTCGGACCGATCGGGACAGTTCCTGCGCTTGGATCGACCTCGCCAACGCCGCGCAACACCCTCGATCGGTACGAGCCGTTCGATCCGTTCCGACAGAACAACACCGCCGCCAGCGCTATTCATCTGAACAACAATTCGTTTGGCCTGGGCACTAACCAGTTATCACTT AGGTTATAG